Genomic DNA from Nicotiana tabacum cultivar K326 chromosome 21, ASM71507v2, whole genome shotgun sequence:
CAGGACTCAACCCAAGCATATTGACAAGTCCCAGACAGTTATACCAACTTATGTATATGCTTGAAACACAATATAACTCACAAATACTGAAATTGAGGAattatttttactctttaaaaatagagtttacactagataaaatagttatttaattatttccaaatattTAGGACCAAAAAATTCGTTGAGATTGGTTATTACGTCGTTCCTTATTTAAATTGAATACCtaaaatttaggactttaaaacaGATTAAAATTTTACCTTAACAAAGTACTAAAAATCAATTATTTGAAATATTAATAAAAGTTGTAGACTTTCTTTGAAGTAGTTCGACAATTAACAGCTTGTTTAGATAGTTGTTACCAGTTGTATCGTatcatattgttactttaaatacaatatttttcttgattgttacttaaattttcattattgttaaataattttattttatcatttaccctacctttttatataccatctcataatttttctttataatattgcaagtttattcatcatattactGGTGCATGATACCATGAAACAACGGCAAAACGACACAAtccatccaaacattgtattcatcaacgatatagtacaatacaatacaatacgatacgatacattatgaaacgagatgtaacaaccatccaaacaagctataagtGACATCCTAATGATACTTTTAATTGTATTCatgatgaataaaattatttttaatatcaatgagtaatttaaaaaaaaacaattttactTCATTTAGTATTTAAAATGACTCACattaatttattctatttatATGATAAATAACATGAgactaaaattaaaaattactaaatatataggaaaataatgtttcgcttttcttttaattttgtcttCTTCAATCACTCTAGACCATTATAAAAGTacgaaacttcaaacacaaaatTAATCgacttttattatataaaaataaatttcatattggacaaaatcatcatttaatttgtactttctaatatttagaaattAACTAAAATATTGACTATTAAGGGTGTGTTtagtatgaaggaaaatattttccaatttttccatgtttggttggcttaaatattttgaaaaatatttttcttatcaagagaaggaaaaacattttccaaaattcCTTCTCAACCCTTCCCCACCCTCATCAACCCACCCTACCCCCTCTCTccaaaaaaggttttttttttttaaatttcagtttttccgcTACCACCCATTCTACTACTcctccaccccaccccaccccaccgcAACCCCACCCACCCCCTACCCccgcaaaaaaatattttttttaccttaatttttttttttttgcaatttcaaatttctgttttttcgtttttctgcaccacccaccctaATCCCCGCTCCACctgcccccctccccccacccgcacaaaaaaaattttacttttttttttgtaatttaaatttttgtttatttttgttttactttccCCTGCTCCCTCCCCTCCCCTCCCCGCCCcccggaaaaaaatattttccaattttaattttttttatcggTTTAAAGGTTCAGAATtttacaagttcaaaaattatgagtttagaaatttacgggtttagaaattataaagtttacagGTTCAAAATTCTGCGGttttgaaagtttagcggttcaaAAGTTTATGAAAGTTGTGGGTTCGGAatgttgttggtttgaaagtttatgacttcatgtttattatatctaaattatttatgaatactcttgagaagtcattttccttaatttgcgtaccaaacatcGAAAAATGAATAATATTACTACTTgcttttcaagaaaatattttctaagaaaatattttcgacggaaaatattttccgttatacctAACACACCCTAACTCTTTTCTATTTAAACTATATAGGAGATCCTCATATTAATAACAATaagattaattatataagtcgaGTAAGTTAATTTTCATAAGTATTTATAATCTTAGAATTTGTTATTTCACCCGGAACAACAATAATCTAGGTGACATTAGAAGTCTTCCACTTCAAAATACCAGGAGGCTAAAACTTAAAGCCAATTGTACAAAAATCATAATCAGGAGCTCACGAttattttaagatttttaaaattttaagattTAAGGTTGGTAATGTTGAAAATattagctatttcaactattccttttttaagaaaatattaataaaaattataatgttGATAAATCTATCTAGCGGATAGATATTGCACGTaaccacaaacaaatatcaaattaGAAATATGTAGCTAACTAATATTACCAATTACTATTGAGTGAAAGGAAGTAATAAGATATATTAGTATGTATCATCTTTTATCATGATAATGATCGAATTTATCTGGAAAGGATGATATGAGGACCTAAATCTATCCCTAACGAAAGTCCAAATAATAAGACATTTTTAAAGAAGAGATCTTCTTTTATTGAGTTAGATAAATGTAATTAATGTTCATGATTTTTTTCCAGTAAtttggatttttaatttttgttgataATTCAAACACGTTTGTGCATAATATATATGGAATTCCTTAAAGTTTGTATTCATTGATATGAAATTCCTTAAAGTTTGTGCTGAAATTTGTATTTCaaatgaattttagattttttgtTAAATGCAAAGAGGAATTTTATAGTCTTATGGTCcttcaaaattttcatattttataaattgCATTACAAAAGAATTAACTAGCCCAAAAGGAAACCAATTAATATCTCAAACTGCTTGAGGGTTAGACGGTTAGtgtcaattaattaaaatttcaaagtttccAATTTTCCGATATGAattatttccttctattttttttttattagcaCGATAtatgcaataataatatatttttcttacACTCAGCATTTCTATGATTCTATCAACAGTCCCAACTACCGGAGATGGGAACGATGAGATCAGAGAAGGATAGAGATCTGGAACGTCTGATTCCGGTGGGGACCTTAGCCTTAGAGATCAACGGCTCCAAATCCTCTTCTGAATCTCCCTCAGCTTCCTCGTCCCTTTCTCATCCCTCCGGCAAAGAGGTCACTTTATCTCGAATTCAGAATTTAGACGTTGTGAATTTTGAGCTGAGCGAATGATTATATATAAAATGTGATCTAATTCTATCGGAAATTAAAGAGTAAGCTACTGTAATTATGTGTCGTAGGATTATAAGTGTCAATCATGGATTGGTATGATATGCATGAGACCCTGCATTTCCATTAAGTTTGCTTTTTCTGTTTAATTTCCccctaatttatttttcttggcaGGCATTTGGCAAAGTAATTCATAGCTGGATTTCAAAAAAATTTATTAGCGGATGGTCAGTTCACTAATTCTGCTAAAATATCTCTTTAATTCCTTaaatcctttttctctttttttttttttttggttttgttttgtttatgcATAGTCGCATAATGTAATATTACTTTGTAGATGTAGCATTATTGCTACATGGAGAGAATTCGGAAAGTGAAGaaacattcttttattttcttactaTTCATAGCAAGGACTACAACGTTGGAAGTTAGCAAATTATATGTGGCGGGTTCGAGATTCTAGTCTTTTAAGATAATGAGttctaaatttaaaatttgtACATATCCAAGGATTTCTTAAGACAACTAAAGTTACTGGATTCGGCCGAATTCGTAATCCGAATACCGCCCCTGATGTGTGGGATTTAGGTAGGAGTATGTTAGACATGGATTGTGTTAGGGACAATAATTAAATAGCATTAGGATAGGTAAAATGAGGTAGGCTACATTTTATATTGTGAACTCTCTGATCTCTATCACCTAATCTTCTTTATACTGATAGAATATTGTACAGATTTCATTCTTGAAacatgaaaataattttaaatgtcACAAATGCTATATTATTGTCTTAATGTTTAATTTCTTTCATGAATAAGAAATATAAACTCTTAAAAATAGTGTCTTTTTTGGCTATTGACGTGATTCTGACATGGTTTTGCAGTGTAATCTTATTTCCCATAGCCATAACCTTCTACCTCACTTGGAAGCTCATTAATTTTGTGGATGGCTTCTTTTCTCCAATCTTTATTCATCTTGGAATTGATGTATTTGGTCAGTActactttccttttctttttgagcaCGCACACAAAATATAGTTGGTACTTAGagattaagaagaaagaaagatagaCATTTGAATTTTAAGATCTTAAACACGTCATAACATTTGCATAACTATAAAAACCTTTTGTTAAGTATAAAATgtgaagtttaaagttaaattgttctAATATCGTTCATTTCGGGACAGCCAGTAAGAAAATAGTGATACACAAATTTGAACGAATGGAgtacttaaaagaaaatagtgaTACACAAATTTGAACGAATGGAGTacttagcttgtttgaggtaaaaTAGTTTTgttgacctataggtcacggttAAAGTTGAAAGGGAGCTTGGGAGCCAGAGGCAAAGCCAAAATTTAAAGTTAATGGGGTTTGAATTTGCAACCGAACACATAGCTTGTTAGTTACTGGGTTCGCAATTaagtatttatacatatttaatagatGTTCTGATACAAATACAATGTCATAAGcaaaaagctactgggttcgtcCGAACCCGTAGGTAACACTCTCCCTCCCCCCCTGCtgggagcaacggtaaagttgtctccatgtgacctataggtcacgggttcgagccgtggaagcatCTATTattgcttgcattagggtagactaTCTACATTATACCCCTGAGATGTGGCCCTTCTCGTACCCTGCATAAATACAGGATGTTTTGTACATCGAGTTATCCTTGCCATAGTTCTGTTGAATACTTGaatagtttgattttttttttttaatttttactttttatgGCAAGTACTGTATCTCTCCTAACTATCTCTTACAATTCACAGGTCTTGGATTTTTGACATCCTTAATTTTCATATTCTTGGTTGGGGTGTCCATGTCCTCATGGTTAGGTTCTTCTCTTCTTAGTTTAGGAGAATGGTTCATCAAAAAAATGCCCCTTATGAGTTATATCTACACTGCTTCAAAGCAAATTAGTCGAGCAATTTCACCAGGTAATTaaaccaattttttttaattaaaagttgATTATGAATATTCCAAATTATATTAAACAGAATGCAGTAAATAAATTGTTTCAGATGAGGATTCACATGCCTTTAAAGAAGTGGCCATCATAAGGCATCCACGACTTGGGGAATATGCATTTGGCTTCATTACTTCAACTATTA
This window encodes:
- the LOC107771585 gene encoding protein LIKE COV 3-like, encoding MGTMRSEKDRDLERLIPVGTLALEINGSKSSSESPSASSSLSHPSGKEAFGKVIHSWISKKFISGCVILFPIAITFYLTWKLINFVDGFFSPIFIHLGIDVFGLGFLTSLIFIFLVGVSMSSWLGSSLLSLGEWFIKKMPLMSYIYTASKQISRAISPDEDSHAFKEVAIIRHPRLGEYAFGFITSTIILRKSTGAEEVCCVYVPTNHLYLGDIFLVNSKDIMRPNLSVREGIEIVISGGMSVPKVLTIVDVQSILSPRVGKFAVPQV